Proteins encoded in a region of the Carassius gibelio isolate Cgi1373 ecotype wild population from Czech Republic chromosome B5, carGib1.2-hapl.c, whole genome shotgun sequence genome:
- the glipr2 gene encoding uncharacterized protein glipr2 isoform X1: MYFIDFTARQQDTGKERERGKKTDSVKKQKQISAQEDYRTVCHTSFCMAGNSFEAEFLQTHNAYRKQHGAPPLTINKNLSRTAQAWAEHLLSIRTLKHSNKDYGENLYYAWSSATKKLIGHEAVESWYSEIKDYNFSRPGFSSETGHFTQVVWKDTKEVGIGLATDGNATFVVGQYLPAGNITNPGYFEKNVLPAGAKVDSKSTGTTDKVGQVHGGTYSNKAPSVQRSTEKAPPGVRGEHQVQSSLKAGSSFEAEFLQTHNAYRKQHGAPPLTINKNLCRSAQEWAKHLLSIRTLMHSTGDYGENVYYAWSSANKKLTGREAVESWYSEIKDYNFSRPGFTSQTGHFTQVVWKDTNEVGVGLATDGNTTFVVGQYLPAGNISNAGYFERNVLPVGSKVDFKPTPSADRVGQALAALSIKSNQSPSSPQNSGPAPRKSQCPQSSSSQGENLSQFRQSLLEAQNDYRRQHGARPLSLCSVLSKEAQDWAAHLISINALKNSSKGYGETMSYKWTSTMVPPTGKEVAESWYQENVKYNFANPGFQNGTGNFTQMIWKSTEQVGVGLASDGKGKFITVAFYKPPGNITNPGYFSDNVKPAGR, encoded by the exons ATGTACTTCATAGATTTCACAGCTAGACAGCAAGATAcagggaaggagagagagaggggaaaaaaaacagacagcgttaaaaaacaaaaacaaatttctgCTCAAGAAGACTACAGGACAG TCTGTCATACATCTTTCTGCATGGCGG GCAACAGCTTTGAAGCTGAGTTTCTACAGACTCACAATGCATATCGCAAACAGCATGGAGCGCCGCCCCTCACCATAAACAAAAACCTGTCCCGCACCGCACAGGCATGGGCAGAGCATCTGCTGTCAATCAGGACCCTCAAACACAGCAACAAGGACTACGGGGAAAATCTGTATTATGCTTGGAGTTCAGCTACCAAAAAACTCATAG GGCATGAAGCAGTGGAAAGCTGGTACAGTGAAATTAAAGATTACAACTTCAGCAGGCCTGGATTTAGCTCCGAAACAG GTCACTTCACACAGGTGGTGTGGAAGGACACTAAGGAGGTGGGCATTGGACTGGCCACTGACGGCAACGCAACATTTGTGGTGGGTCAGTACCTCCCAGCAGGAAACATCACAAATCctggttattttgaaaaaaatgtcttACCGGCAGGTGCCAAAGTAGATTCAAAGTCCACTGGCACAA CTGACAAAGTGGGGCAAGTGCATGGTGGCACTTATTCAAACAAAGCACCTTCAGTTCAGCGCAGTACTGAAAAAGCACCACCAGGGGTTCGAGGAGAGCATCAAGTTCAAAGCAGCTTAAAGG CAGGCAGCAGCTTTGAAGCCGAGTTCCTGCAAACTCACAATGCATATCGCAAACAGCATGGAGCACCGCCCCTCACCATTAACAAAAACCTGTGCCGCTCTGCACAGGAGTGGGCCAAACACCTGCTGTCAATCAGGACCCTCATGCATAGCACTGGAGATTATGGAGAGAATGTGTATTATGCTTGGAGCTCAGCTAACAAAAAACTCACAG GACGTGAGGCAGTGGAAAGCTGGTACAGTGAAATTAAAGACTACAACTTCAGCAGGCCTGGATTCACCTCCCAAACAG GTCACTTCACACAGGTGGTGTGGAAGGACACGAATGAGGTGGGGGTTGGACTGGCCACTGATGGGAACACAACTTTTGTAGTCGGGCAGTATCTCCCAGCAGGAAACATCAGCAATGCTGGATATTTTGAAAGAAACGTCCTACCAGTAGGCTCCAAAGTAGACTTCAAACCCACCCCATCTG CTGACAGAGTTGGACAAGCACTTGCAGCTCTGAGCATCAAATCAAACCAATCACCTTCATCTCCTCAAAATTCTGGACCAGCTCCACGTAAGAGTCAGTGTCCACAGAGCAGCAGTTCACAAG GTGAGAACTTGTCCCAGTTTCGTCAGTCTCTCCTTGAAGCTCAAAATGATTACAGACGGCAACACGGAGCACGGCCTCTGTCACTATGCTCTGTCCTCAGTAAAGAGGCCCAGGATTGGGCAGCACATCTGATTAGCATTAATGCCCTTAAGAACAGCAGCAAAGGTTATGGAGAGACTATGTCATACAAGTGGACGTCCACCATGGTGCCTCCAACAG GAAAAGAAGTGGCTGAATCATGGTACCAGGAAAATGTGAAGTACAACTTTGCAAACCCTGGCTTTCAGAATGGAACTG GTAACTTCACCCAGATGATCTGGAAGTCTACAGAGCAGGTTGGGGTCGGCCTAGCATCGGATGGAAAGGGCAAATTTATCACTGTGGCCTTTTACAAACCTCCTGGCAACATTACCAACCCTGGCTACTTCAGTGATAATGTCAAACCTGCTGGGAGGTGA
- the glipr2 gene encoding uncharacterized protein glipr2 isoform X2 produces MYFIDFTARQQDTGKERERGKKTDSVKKQKQISAQEDYRTVCHTSFCMAGNSFEAEFLQTHNAYRKQHGAPPLTINKNLSRTAQAWAEHLLSIRTLKHSNKDYGENLYYAWSSATKKLIGHEAVESWYSEIKDYNFSRPGFSSETGHFTQVVWKDTKEVGIGLATDGNATFVVGQYLPAGNITNPGYFEKNVLPAGAKVDSKSTGTTDKVGQVHGGTYSNKAPSVQRSTEKAPPGVRGEHQVQSSLKGSSFEAEFLQTHNAYRKQHGAPPLTINKNLCRSAQEWAKHLLSIRTLMHSTGDYGENVYYAWSSANKKLTGREAVESWYSEIKDYNFSRPGFTSQTGHFTQVVWKDTNEVGVGLATDGNTTFVVGQYLPAGNISNAGYFERNVLPVGSKVDFKPTPSADRVGQALAALSIKSNQSPSSPQNSGPAPRKSQCPQSSSSQGENLSQFRQSLLEAQNDYRRQHGARPLSLCSVLSKEAQDWAAHLISINALKNSSKGYGETMSYKWTSTMVPPTGKEVAESWYQENVKYNFANPGFQNGTGNFTQMIWKSTEQVGVGLASDGKGKFITVAFYKPPGNITNPGYFSDNVKPAGR; encoded by the exons ATGTACTTCATAGATTTCACAGCTAGACAGCAAGATAcagggaaggagagagagaggggaaaaaaaacagacagcgttaaaaaacaaaaacaaatttctgCTCAAGAAGACTACAGGACAG TCTGTCATACATCTTTCTGCATGGCGG GCAACAGCTTTGAAGCTGAGTTTCTACAGACTCACAATGCATATCGCAAACAGCATGGAGCGCCGCCCCTCACCATAAACAAAAACCTGTCCCGCACCGCACAGGCATGGGCAGAGCATCTGCTGTCAATCAGGACCCTCAAACACAGCAACAAGGACTACGGGGAAAATCTGTATTATGCTTGGAGTTCAGCTACCAAAAAACTCATAG GGCATGAAGCAGTGGAAAGCTGGTACAGTGAAATTAAAGATTACAACTTCAGCAGGCCTGGATTTAGCTCCGAAACAG GTCACTTCACACAGGTGGTGTGGAAGGACACTAAGGAGGTGGGCATTGGACTGGCCACTGACGGCAACGCAACATTTGTGGTGGGTCAGTACCTCCCAGCAGGAAACATCACAAATCctggttattttgaaaaaaatgtcttACCGGCAGGTGCCAAAGTAGATTCAAAGTCCACTGGCACAA CTGACAAAGTGGGGCAAGTGCATGGTGGCACTTATTCAAACAAAGCACCTTCAGTTCAGCGCAGTACTGAAAAAGCACCACCAGGGGTTCGAGGAGAGCATCAAGTTCAAAGCAGCTTAAAGG GCAGCAGCTTTGAAGCCGAGTTCCTGCAAACTCACAATGCATATCGCAAACAGCATGGAGCACCGCCCCTCACCATTAACAAAAACCTGTGCCGCTCTGCACAGGAGTGGGCCAAACACCTGCTGTCAATCAGGACCCTCATGCATAGCACTGGAGATTATGGAGAGAATGTGTATTATGCTTGGAGCTCAGCTAACAAAAAACTCACAG GACGTGAGGCAGTGGAAAGCTGGTACAGTGAAATTAAAGACTACAACTTCAGCAGGCCTGGATTCACCTCCCAAACAG GTCACTTCACACAGGTGGTGTGGAAGGACACGAATGAGGTGGGGGTTGGACTGGCCACTGATGGGAACACAACTTTTGTAGTCGGGCAGTATCTCCCAGCAGGAAACATCAGCAATGCTGGATATTTTGAAAGAAACGTCCTACCAGTAGGCTCCAAAGTAGACTTCAAACCCACCCCATCTG CTGACAGAGTTGGACAAGCACTTGCAGCTCTGAGCATCAAATCAAACCAATCACCTTCATCTCCTCAAAATTCTGGACCAGCTCCACGTAAGAGTCAGTGTCCACAGAGCAGCAGTTCACAAG GTGAGAACTTGTCCCAGTTTCGTCAGTCTCTCCTTGAAGCTCAAAATGATTACAGACGGCAACACGGAGCACGGCCTCTGTCACTATGCTCTGTCCTCAGTAAAGAGGCCCAGGATTGGGCAGCACATCTGATTAGCATTAATGCCCTTAAGAACAGCAGCAAAGGTTATGGAGAGACTATGTCATACAAGTGGACGTCCACCATGGTGCCTCCAACAG GAAAAGAAGTGGCTGAATCATGGTACCAGGAAAATGTGAAGTACAACTTTGCAAACCCTGGCTTTCAGAATGGAACTG GTAACTTCACCCAGATGATCTGGAAGTCTACAGAGCAGGTTGGGGTCGGCCTAGCATCGGATGGAAAGGGCAAATTTATCACTGTGGCCTTTTACAAACCTCCTGGCAACATTACCAACCCTGGCTACTTCAGTGATAATGTCAAACCTGCTGGGAGGTGA
- the glipr2 gene encoding uncharacterized protein glipr2 isoform X3 → MYFIDFTARQQDTGKERERGKKTDSVKKQKQISAQEDYRTVCHTSFCMAGNSFEAEFLQTHNAYRKQHGAPPLTINKNLSRTAQAWAEHLLSIRTLKHSNKDYGENLYYAWSSATKKLIGHEAVESWYSEIKDYNFSRPGFSSETGHFTQVVWKDTKEVGIGLATDGNATFVVGQYLPAGNITNPGYFEKNVLPAGAKVDSKSTGTDKVGQVHGGTYSNKAPSVQRSTEKAPPGVRGEHQVQSSLKAGSSFEAEFLQTHNAYRKQHGAPPLTINKNLCRSAQEWAKHLLSIRTLMHSTGDYGENVYYAWSSANKKLTGREAVESWYSEIKDYNFSRPGFTSQTGHFTQVVWKDTNEVGVGLATDGNTTFVVGQYLPAGNISNAGYFERNVLPVGSKVDFKPTPSADRVGQALAALSIKSNQSPSSPQNSGPAPRKSQCPQSSSSQGENLSQFRQSLLEAQNDYRRQHGARPLSLCSVLSKEAQDWAAHLISINALKNSSKGYGETMSYKWTSTMVPPTGKEVAESWYQENVKYNFANPGFQNGTGNFTQMIWKSTEQVGVGLASDGKGKFITVAFYKPPGNITNPGYFSDNVKPAGR, encoded by the exons ATGTACTTCATAGATTTCACAGCTAGACAGCAAGATAcagggaaggagagagagaggggaaaaaaaacagacagcgttaaaaaacaaaaacaaatttctgCTCAAGAAGACTACAGGACAG TCTGTCATACATCTTTCTGCATGGCGG GCAACAGCTTTGAAGCTGAGTTTCTACAGACTCACAATGCATATCGCAAACAGCATGGAGCGCCGCCCCTCACCATAAACAAAAACCTGTCCCGCACCGCACAGGCATGGGCAGAGCATCTGCTGTCAATCAGGACCCTCAAACACAGCAACAAGGACTACGGGGAAAATCTGTATTATGCTTGGAGTTCAGCTACCAAAAAACTCATAG GGCATGAAGCAGTGGAAAGCTGGTACAGTGAAATTAAAGATTACAACTTCAGCAGGCCTGGATTTAGCTCCGAAACAG GTCACTTCACACAGGTGGTGTGGAAGGACACTAAGGAGGTGGGCATTGGACTGGCCACTGACGGCAACGCAACATTTGTGGTGGGTCAGTACCTCCCAGCAGGAAACATCACAAATCctggttattttgaaaaaaatgtcttACCGGCAGGTGCCAAAGTAGATTCAAAGTCCACTGGCA CTGACAAAGTGGGGCAAGTGCATGGTGGCACTTATTCAAACAAAGCACCTTCAGTTCAGCGCAGTACTGAAAAAGCACCACCAGGGGTTCGAGGAGAGCATCAAGTTCAAAGCAGCTTAAAGG CAGGCAGCAGCTTTGAAGCCGAGTTCCTGCAAACTCACAATGCATATCGCAAACAGCATGGAGCACCGCCCCTCACCATTAACAAAAACCTGTGCCGCTCTGCACAGGAGTGGGCCAAACACCTGCTGTCAATCAGGACCCTCATGCATAGCACTGGAGATTATGGAGAGAATGTGTATTATGCTTGGAGCTCAGCTAACAAAAAACTCACAG GACGTGAGGCAGTGGAAAGCTGGTACAGTGAAATTAAAGACTACAACTTCAGCAGGCCTGGATTCACCTCCCAAACAG GTCACTTCACACAGGTGGTGTGGAAGGACACGAATGAGGTGGGGGTTGGACTGGCCACTGATGGGAACACAACTTTTGTAGTCGGGCAGTATCTCCCAGCAGGAAACATCAGCAATGCTGGATATTTTGAAAGAAACGTCCTACCAGTAGGCTCCAAAGTAGACTTCAAACCCACCCCATCTG CTGACAGAGTTGGACAAGCACTTGCAGCTCTGAGCATCAAATCAAACCAATCACCTTCATCTCCTCAAAATTCTGGACCAGCTCCACGTAAGAGTCAGTGTCCACAGAGCAGCAGTTCACAAG GTGAGAACTTGTCCCAGTTTCGTCAGTCTCTCCTTGAAGCTCAAAATGATTACAGACGGCAACACGGAGCACGGCCTCTGTCACTATGCTCTGTCCTCAGTAAAGAGGCCCAGGATTGGGCAGCACATCTGATTAGCATTAATGCCCTTAAGAACAGCAGCAAAGGTTATGGAGAGACTATGTCATACAAGTGGACGTCCACCATGGTGCCTCCAACAG GAAAAGAAGTGGCTGAATCATGGTACCAGGAAAATGTGAAGTACAACTTTGCAAACCCTGGCTTTCAGAATGGAACTG GTAACTTCACCCAGATGATCTGGAAGTCTACAGAGCAGGTTGGGGTCGGCCTAGCATCGGATGGAAAGGGCAAATTTATCACTGTGGCCTTTTACAAACCTCCTGGCAACATTACCAACCCTGGCTACTTCAGTGATAATGTCAAACCTGCTGGGAGGTGA
- the glipr2 gene encoding uncharacterized protein glipr2 isoform X4: MYFIDFTARQQDTGKERERGKKTDSVKKQKQISAQEDYRTVCHTSFCMAGNSFEAEFLQTHNAYRKQHGAPPLTINKNLSRTAQAWAEHLLSIRTLKHSNKDYGENLYYAWSSATKKLIGHEAVESWYSEIKDYNFSRPGFSSETGHFTQVVWKDTKEVGIGLATDGNATFVVGQYLPAGNITNPGYFEKNVLPAGAKVDSKSTGTDKVGQVHGGTYSNKAPSVQRSTEKAPPGVRGEHQVQSSLKGSSFEAEFLQTHNAYRKQHGAPPLTINKNLCRSAQEWAKHLLSIRTLMHSTGDYGENVYYAWSSANKKLTGREAVESWYSEIKDYNFSRPGFTSQTGHFTQVVWKDTNEVGVGLATDGNTTFVVGQYLPAGNISNAGYFERNVLPVGSKVDFKPTPSADRVGQALAALSIKSNQSPSSPQNSGPAPRKSQCPQSSSSQGENLSQFRQSLLEAQNDYRRQHGARPLSLCSVLSKEAQDWAAHLISINALKNSSKGYGETMSYKWTSTMVPPTGKEVAESWYQENVKYNFANPGFQNGTGNFTQMIWKSTEQVGVGLASDGKGKFITVAFYKPPGNITNPGYFSDNVKPAGR; encoded by the exons ATGTACTTCATAGATTTCACAGCTAGACAGCAAGATAcagggaaggagagagagaggggaaaaaaaacagacagcgttaaaaaacaaaaacaaatttctgCTCAAGAAGACTACAGGACAG TCTGTCATACATCTTTCTGCATGGCGG GCAACAGCTTTGAAGCTGAGTTTCTACAGACTCACAATGCATATCGCAAACAGCATGGAGCGCCGCCCCTCACCATAAACAAAAACCTGTCCCGCACCGCACAGGCATGGGCAGAGCATCTGCTGTCAATCAGGACCCTCAAACACAGCAACAAGGACTACGGGGAAAATCTGTATTATGCTTGGAGTTCAGCTACCAAAAAACTCATAG GGCATGAAGCAGTGGAAAGCTGGTACAGTGAAATTAAAGATTACAACTTCAGCAGGCCTGGATTTAGCTCCGAAACAG GTCACTTCACACAGGTGGTGTGGAAGGACACTAAGGAGGTGGGCATTGGACTGGCCACTGACGGCAACGCAACATTTGTGGTGGGTCAGTACCTCCCAGCAGGAAACATCACAAATCctggttattttgaaaaaaatgtcttACCGGCAGGTGCCAAAGTAGATTCAAAGTCCACTGGCA CTGACAAAGTGGGGCAAGTGCATGGTGGCACTTATTCAAACAAAGCACCTTCAGTTCAGCGCAGTACTGAAAAAGCACCACCAGGGGTTCGAGGAGAGCATCAAGTTCAAAGCAGCTTAAAGG GCAGCAGCTTTGAAGCCGAGTTCCTGCAAACTCACAATGCATATCGCAAACAGCATGGAGCACCGCCCCTCACCATTAACAAAAACCTGTGCCGCTCTGCACAGGAGTGGGCCAAACACCTGCTGTCAATCAGGACCCTCATGCATAGCACTGGAGATTATGGAGAGAATGTGTATTATGCTTGGAGCTCAGCTAACAAAAAACTCACAG GACGTGAGGCAGTGGAAAGCTGGTACAGTGAAATTAAAGACTACAACTTCAGCAGGCCTGGATTCACCTCCCAAACAG GTCACTTCACACAGGTGGTGTGGAAGGACACGAATGAGGTGGGGGTTGGACTGGCCACTGATGGGAACACAACTTTTGTAGTCGGGCAGTATCTCCCAGCAGGAAACATCAGCAATGCTGGATATTTTGAAAGAAACGTCCTACCAGTAGGCTCCAAAGTAGACTTCAAACCCACCCCATCTG CTGACAGAGTTGGACAAGCACTTGCAGCTCTGAGCATCAAATCAAACCAATCACCTTCATCTCCTCAAAATTCTGGACCAGCTCCACGTAAGAGTCAGTGTCCACAGAGCAGCAGTTCACAAG GTGAGAACTTGTCCCAGTTTCGTCAGTCTCTCCTTGAAGCTCAAAATGATTACAGACGGCAACACGGAGCACGGCCTCTGTCACTATGCTCTGTCCTCAGTAAAGAGGCCCAGGATTGGGCAGCACATCTGATTAGCATTAATGCCCTTAAGAACAGCAGCAAAGGTTATGGAGAGACTATGTCATACAAGTGGACGTCCACCATGGTGCCTCCAACAG GAAAAGAAGTGGCTGAATCATGGTACCAGGAAAATGTGAAGTACAACTTTGCAAACCCTGGCTTTCAGAATGGAACTG GTAACTTCACCCAGATGATCTGGAAGTCTACAGAGCAGGTTGGGGTCGGCCTAGCATCGGATGGAAAGGGCAAATTTATCACTGTGGCCTTTTACAAACCTCCTGGCAACATTACCAACCCTGGCTACTTCAGTGATAATGTCAAACCTGCTGGGAGGTGA
- the zgc:55461 gene encoding beta-tubulin family protein, translating into MREIVHLQAGQCGNQIGAKFWEVISDEHGIDPTGTYHGDSDLQLERINVYYNEATGGKYVPRAVLVDLEPGTMDSVRSGPFGQIFRPDNFVFGQSGAGNNWAKGHYTEGAELVDSVLDVVRKEAESCDCLQGFQLTHSLGGGTGSGMGTLLISKIREEYPDRIMNTFSVVPSPKVSDTVVEPYNATLSVHQLVENTDETYCIDNEALYDICFRTLKLTTPTYGDLNHLVSATMSGVTTCLRFPGQLNADLRKLAVNMVPFPRLHFFMPGFAPLTSRGSQQYRALTVPELTQQMFDAKNMMAACDPRHGRYLTVAAVFRGRMSMKEVDEQMLNVQNKNSSYFVEWIPNNVKTAVCDIPPRGLKMAATFIGNSTAIQELFKRISEQFTAMFRRKAFLHWYTGEGMDEMEFTEAESNMNDLVSEYQQYQDATAEEEGEFEEEGEEELA; encoded by the exons ATGAGGGAAATTGTTCACCTGCAAGCTGGTCAGTGTGGAAACCAAATCGGTGCCAAA TTTTGGGAGGTGATTAGTGATGAGCACGGGATTGACCCGACGGGAACTTACCATGGAGACAGTGATCTGCAGTTGGAGCGGATTAATGTGTACTACAACGAAGCCACTG GTGGAAAGTATGTACCCCGTGCTGTTCTTGTGGACCTGGAGCCTGGAACCATGGATTCAGTGAGATCTGGACCATTTGGGCAGATCTTCCGACCGGATAATTTTGTCTTTG GCCAGAGTGGTGCTGGAAACAACTGGGCCAAGGGTCACTACACAGAAGGAGCTGAGCTTGTAGACTCAGTCCTCGATGTGGTCCGTAAGGAAGCAGAAAGCTGTGATTGCCTTCAAGGCTTCCAGCTCACACATTCCCTTGGAGGCGGCACTGGGTCAGGCATGGGCACGCTCCTCATCAGTAAAATCCGTGAGGAGTACCCAGACCGCATCATGAACACCTTCAGCGTGGTGCCTTCACCCAAAGTCTCAGACACCGTTGTGGAGCCTTATAATGCCACGCTGTCTGTCCATCAACTGGTGGAGAACACAGATGAAACGTATTGCATCGACAACGAGGCACTGTATGACATCTGTTTCCGTACGCTCAAACTCACTACTCCCACCTACGGTGATCTCAACCACCTTGTGTCTGCCACGATGAGCGGGGTCACCACCTGTCTGCGCTTCCCTGGTCAGCTCAACGCTGATCTGCGCAAACTGGCTGTCAACATGGTACCTTTCCCCCGTCTGCATTTCTTCATGCCGGGCTTCGCCCCCCTCACCAGCAGGGGGAGCCAGCAATACCGGGCTCTTACGGTgcccgagctcacccagcagatgtTCGATGCCAAGAACATGATGGCTGCTTGTGACCCCCGCCACGGCCGCTACCTCACCGTTGCTGCTGTTTTCCGAGGCCGCATGTCCATGAAGGAAGTGGATGAGCAGATGCTGAATGTCCAGAACAAGAACAGCAGCTATTTTGTGGAATGGATCCCCAATAACGTCAAGACCGCTGTGTGTGACATCCCACCTCGAGGTCTCAAAATGGCAGCCACGTTCATCGGCAACAGCACTGCCATTCAGGAGCTGTTCAAGCGCATCTCTGAGCAGTTCACTGCTATGTTCAGGCGCAAGGCCTTCTTGCATTGGTACACAGGTGAGGGGATGGATGAGATGGAGTTCACAGAGGCTGAGAGCAACATGAATGACTTGGTGTCTGAGTACCAGCAGTACCAAGATGCCACTGCCGAAGAGGAGGGAGAATTTGAagaagagggagaggaggagCTGGCATAA